In the Thermodesulfobacteriota bacterium genome, ACCAGCATCGCGAACCACAGGGGGTTGAAGTCGAGATTCATGGCGATGGGGGTGAAGATGGGGACGACCACGAGCAGGATGGCCGCCCAGTCGATGAACATCCCCAGCACGAAGACCACCGCCATCATGATGGCGAGCACCACGTACGGGCTCACCTCCATCCCGAGGAGCGCATCCGACACCACGTCGCCGCCCCCCATGAAGAGGAACACCACGCTGAAGAGCTTACCCCCCACGAAGAGGAGCATGATCATGGCGGTGGTGCGGGCGGTGGCGACGCTGGCCAGCCGGATCACCTGCCAGTCGAGCTTGCGGCTTACCAGGGCCAGGAGCAGCGCGCCCACGCACCCCAGGGCCGCGGCCTCGGTGGGGGTGGCCACCCCTCCGAGGATCGCCCCCATCACGATCAGGATCAGACTGAACGGAGGGACGAAGCTCTTCATGGTCATGGCGAGCTTCTGTCCCACCGTTGCCGTCCGCTCCTCCCGGGGGATGGGTGGCCCCAGGGAGGGATTCAAGGTGCAGCGCAGGAGCACATAGGCGATGTAGAGGCCCGAGAGCAGGAGCCCGGGCAGCACGGCCGCGGCGAACAAGTTGCCGACCGAAGTCTCCTTGAGCCCCGTGAGCCCCCCGTACACCACCAGCATGATGCTGGGGGGGATCAGGATGCCCAGGGTCCCCGAGGAGCAGATGATCCCCGAGGCCAT is a window encoding:
- a CDS encoding TRAP transporter large permease subunit; the encoded protein is MSPEVLTVLMFATLVVAIALGHPLAVTLAAVATIFGLLDNGFNVPALLDLFVNNVWGIEQNYVLVAVPLFIFMAQVLDRSKVSEGLFEALYIVLGGLRGGLGLAVIVVSTVFAATTGIIGASVVAMGLMAGPALVRKGYEKGMASGIICSSGTLGILIPPSIMLVVYGGLTGLKETSVGNLFAAAVLPGLLLSGLYIAYVLLRCTLNPSLGPPIPREERTATVGQKLAMTMKSFVPPFSLILIVMGAILGGVATPTEAAALGCVGALLLALVSRKLDWQVIRLASVATARTTAMIMLLFVGGKLFSVVFLFMGGGDVVSDALLGMEVSPYVVLAIMMAVVFVLGMFIDWAAILLVVVPIFTPIAMNLDFNPLWFAMLVCVNLQTSFLTPPFGYALFYFKGVAPAEVGMGDIYRGIFPFVALQLIGLILLVLFPGIITWLPSVVFGAK